One genomic region from Clostridium saccharobutylicum DSM 13864 encodes:
- the spoVAE gene encoding stage V sporulation protein AE, with the protein MDYVKAFIVGGLICVIGQILIDTTKLTAGRILVVFVSLGVIVGAFGWYDKLIEFGGAGATIPLPSFGNSLAKATLKEVKEIGLLGAFTGGIKGAAAGITAAIFFGYLMALIFNPKTKK; encoded by the coding sequence ATGGATTATGTAAAAGCATTTATTGTTGGAGGACTTATCTGTGTAATAGGTCAAATATTAATAGATACAACTAAATTAACAGCTGGTAGAATATTAGTGGTATTTGTCAGTCTAGGAGTAATAGTAGGTGCTTTTGGATGGTATGATAAATTAATTGAATTTGGTGGTGCAGGTGCCACAATTCCTCTACCTAGTTTTGGAAATTCATTAGCAAAGGCAACATTAAAAGAAGTAAAAGAAATTGGGCTTTTAGGAGCATTTACTGGAGGAATAAAAGGAGCTGCGGCAGGAATTACAGCAGCAATATTTTTTGGATATTTAATGGCTCTTATATTTAATCCAAAGACTAAAAAATAA
- a CDS encoding AAA family ATPase has protein sequence MKKELTPNEIIFCASCKDAIKQSSINRIPEVMTTLNKIKKALTIDKDGYNIYYVDSFSKEKLEFLQKYIDGIYENYPAPKDICYVTSQEKIKPIVLFLQNGKGTLLKDMIEDIKEKYLKCIVDFYSSSSDDEKENILEEINEKRNSYISALMAMAKSKNFDVKSTSGGFVFIPLKDEGIEMTQDEYDELENDTQESIEKQASNLKKEAEAILEKLKDIELKSIEKLKDLYRIYIKDSMQKYKDDLLLEFISDDSVYRYLIETFDYLEDEIIECYTINLEDDEEDIQKIFSKYVVNVIVDNSELHHPKVIYEDDPTIGNLIGNIEYRNNNGGYTTDISLITAGSLVKANEGCLIVRLSSLINSPSSYYYLKKALIHGQVDYSYTRSYLDVLSITGLKPQPIQIKLKVILIGDYESFEILYDKDEDFKRIFPLRIDADSDIKYNEIVRNAIIGMVKNKINKDNLLNVTDDAYEEIIKYLARVVGERNKVSVDDYYINKLLYLSNNNARIAGKKNIDKQDIRDIAYEEEKILEEVMDSYKDNKILITTSGKKVGIINALAVVGTSCYSFGKPMRVTCLALQGEGRIIDIHKECRLSGNIHEKSISILKGLVSSLISPYEKLPVDLQLSFEQTYGMIEGDSASVAEIICILSALSKKGIRQNIAVTGSINQLGEIQPIGGVNEKIEGFHKVCSIIGEVEGTGVLIPSTNVSELILKSEVEEDIKNNKFHIYTMDTLEDAIEVLILDEGESVKSFFKEIEDEILKYKGGKKKNK, from the coding sequence ATGAAGAAAGAGTTAACTCCAAATGAAATTATTTTTTGTGCATCATGTAAGGATGCAATAAAACAGAGTAGTATCAATAGAATACCGGAAGTTATGACTACATTAAATAAAATAAAGAAAGCTTTAACTATTGATAAAGATGGGTACAATATATATTATGTAGATTCATTTTCAAAAGAAAAATTAGAATTTTTACAAAAATATATTGATGGTATATATGAAAATTATCCGGCTCCTAAGGATATTTGCTATGTAACATCTCAAGAAAAAATAAAACCAATAGTTTTATTTTTGCAAAATGGTAAAGGTACCTTGTTAAAAGATATGATTGAAGATATTAAAGAAAAATATCTTAAGTGTATAGTTGATTTTTATAGTAGTTCTTCAGATGATGAAAAAGAGAATATACTAGAAGAAATAAATGAAAAAAGAAATAGTTATATATCTGCATTGATGGCTATGGCTAAATCTAAAAATTTTGATGTTAAATCAACTAGTGGTGGATTTGTATTTATTCCTTTAAAGGATGAAGGCATTGAGATGACTCAAGATGAGTATGATGAATTAGAAAATGATACGCAAGAAAGCATTGAAAAACAAGCATCAAATTTAAAAAAAGAAGCAGAGGCTATTTTAGAGAAATTAAAGGATATTGAATTAAAATCAATTGAAAAACTTAAAGATTTGTATAGAATTTATATAAAAGATTCTATGCAAAAATACAAAGATGATCTTTTACTAGAATTCATATCCGACGACAGTGTATATAGATATTTAATAGAAACATTTGATTATTTAGAAGATGAAATAATAGAATGTTATACAATAAATTTAGAAGATGATGAAGAGGATATACAGAAAATTTTCTCGAAGTACGTAGTGAATGTAATTGTTGATAATTCAGAGCTGCATCATCCAAAAGTGATTTATGAGGATGATCCAACTATTGGTAATTTAATAGGAAATATTGAATACAGGAACAATAATGGCGGATATACTACAGATATATCATTAATTACTGCTGGAAGTTTAGTAAAAGCCAATGAAGGCTGTTTAATAGTGCGATTATCATCGCTAATAAATAGTCCATCAAGTTATTATTATTTGAAGAAAGCGTTAATTCATGGACAAGTAGATTATAGTTACACAAGAAGTTATTTGGATGTGCTATCGATTACTGGATTAAAACCACAGCCTATTCAAATTAAGTTAAAAGTTATATTAATAGGAGATTACGAAAGTTTTGAGATATTATATGATAAAGATGAGGATTTCAAGAGAATATTTCCATTAAGAATTGATGCAGATAGTGATATAAAATACAATGAAATTGTAAGAAATGCTATCATAGGGATGGTTAAGAATAAAATAAATAAAGATAATTTATTAAATGTAACTGATGATGCATATGAAGAAATAATAAAATATTTAGCTAGAGTTGTAGGGGAACGAAACAAAGTATCTGTTGATGATTATTATATAAATAAATTGCTATATCTATCAAATAATAATGCAAGGATAGCAGGTAAAAAAAATATAGATAAGCAAGATATAAGAGATATTGCTTATGAAGAAGAGAAAATTTTAGAAGAGGTAATGGATAGTTATAAAGATAATAAAATTCTTATAACTACTAGTGGTAAAAAAGTAGGAATAATAAATGCATTAGCAGTAGTTGGAACATCTTGTTATAGTTTTGGAAAGCCTATGAGAGTTACTTGTTTAGCACTTCAAGGTGAAGGAAGAATAATTGATATTCACAAAGAGTGCAGATTGAGTGGAAATATTCATGAAAAATCAATAAGCATATTAAAAGGACTTGTTAGTTCTTTGATAAGTCCTTACGAAAAGCTTCCAGTGGATCTTCAATTAAGCTTTGAGCAAACTTATGGAATGATTGAGGGGGATAGTGCATCTGTTGCTGAAATAATTTGTATTTTATCTGCTTTAAGTAAGAAAGGAATAAGGCAAAATATTGCAGTAACAGGTTCAATAAACCAACTAGGGGAAATTCAACCTATTGGAGGAGTTAATGAAAAAATAGAAGGGTTTCATAAAGTGTGCAGTATAATAGGTGAAGTTGAAGGAACAGGTGTATTAATTCCAAGTACAAATGTAAGTGAATTAATATTAAAATCAGAAGTAGAAGAAGATATTAAGAATAATAAATTTCATATTTATACAATGGACACATTAGAAGACGCTATTGAAGTATTAATTCTAGATGAAGGGGAATCAGTAAAGAGCTTTTTTAAAGAAATAGAAGATGAGATTTTAAAGTATAAAGGTGGAAAAAAGAAAAACAAATAG
- the spoIIAA gene encoding anti-sigma F factor antagonist gives MYLSFEKQGETLVASLSGELDHNSAEEVRVKIDNKIDIDNIKKVVLNFSGVTFMDSSGIGAVVGRYKKLCNKGGNLCIAEANKNVDRIFELAGLYKVINKYNTVDEAVRCI, from the coding sequence ATGTATTTAAGTTTTGAAAAGCAAGGAGAAACTTTAGTTGCAAGTCTTAGTGGAGAGTTAGATCATAATAGTGCTGAAGAGGTCAGAGTAAAGATTGATAATAAGATTGATATTGATAATATAAAAAAAGTTGTGCTAAATTTTTCGGGTGTTACTTTTATGGATAGTTCAGGTATTGGTGCTGTAGTTGGAAGATATAAGAAACTATGTAATAAGGGTGGAAATCTTTGCATTGCTGAGGCAAATAAAAATGTTGATCGAATATTTGAATTAGCAGGTTTATATAAGGTTATTAATAAATATAATACTGTAGATGAAGCAGTAAGGTGCATTTAG
- a CDS encoding ComEC/Rec2 family competence protein, whose protein sequence is MLSKKIEEVGNPIIYIFLSLAVSSICYGMKEDFRGLTIFIGVFFFICIFYYCGIKFSSMMIIFFLVGLYINNSYYNIGNKINGEVRIVKISSYKTIGSYEGKNIILKNAIENLEIGEKYNITGEIEKVQDMSSGIVGEVKVLHMSKNNGDFTAKLYEIRKNIYYRLEKNLGRRKAGLISSIAFGYCDYLDPEDQDDMKNWGIIHSISVSGLHVVIVYGLVRKLMGRKLGLLATVFYVIFTGYNYPSIRAFVMLSSIEGAHILKRNNNSISALCLSAIILIIYKPYSIFEVSFDLSYLATLGIIILNKKFNNLMYKIPKKLRESLSLTLSAQVFTLPYLMLIFKDFSMNFIVGNLMLVPFVDMMVVLGNVLCVVYAWPALFDFISYLNLNLIKIFDLTLNTIDKFSLPMFYGNEYVVFLYLFLLISIYFINKGYKKFIYLPFIAVFIIAVQLYSPIPNIKYYDEGAILVNYRGERILISNKNQIDLERLSKAALATSYYRKRKSINIDNICNIKPQGDNYLLDTHNEKYLLKMTSNKNESKDYGIINFKDGPTKRIFILDGKIIRAFQ, encoded by the coding sequence ATGCTTTCTAAGAAAATAGAAGAAGTAGGAAATCCCATAATATATATTTTCTTATCTTTAGCAGTTAGTTCGATTTGCTATGGGATGAAAGAAGATTTTAGAGGACTCACAATATTTATTGGAGTCTTCTTTTTTATATGCATATTTTATTATTGTGGAATTAAATTTAGCTCTATGATGATTATATTTTTTTTAGTAGGATTGTATATAAATAACTCTTATTATAATATTGGGAATAAAATAAATGGAGAAGTGAGAATTGTTAAAATAAGTAGTTACAAGACTATAGGGAGCTATGAAGGTAAAAATATAATATTAAAAAACGCTATAGAAAATTTAGAGATTGGAGAAAAATATAATATAACAGGTGAAATTGAGAAAGTGCAAGACATGAGCAGTGGAATTGTAGGAGAGGTGAAAGTTTTGCATATGAGTAAGAATAATGGTGATTTTACTGCTAAGCTTTATGAAATAAGAAAAAATATTTATTATAGATTAGAAAAAAATTTGGGAAGAAGGAAAGCAGGATTAATATCATCAATTGCATTTGGATATTGTGATTATTTGGACCCAGAAGATCAAGATGACATGAAAAATTGGGGGATTATACATAGTATAAGTGTTTCAGGATTACATGTAGTTATTGTTTATGGATTAGTAAGAAAACTAATGGGTAGAAAATTAGGACTTTTAGCTACTGTTTTTTATGTTATTTTTACAGGGTATAATTATCCAAGTATAAGAGCATTTGTAATGCTTAGTTCGATTGAGGGCGCACATATACTTAAACGAAATAATAACTCTATTTCAGCACTTTGCTTATCAGCTATAATTTTGATAATATACAAACCATATAGTATATTTGAAGTATCATTTGATTTATCATATTTAGCAACTTTAGGTATAATAATTCTTAACAAAAAATTTAATAATTTAATGTATAAAATTCCCAAAAAGTTAAGAGAGTCATTAAGTTTAACTTTAAGTGCTCAAGTTTTTACTTTGCCATATTTAATGCTAATATTTAAGGATTTTTCAATGAATTTTATAGTTGGAAATCTGATGCTCGTTCCTTTTGTTGATATGATGGTTGTTTTAGGAAATGTTTTGTGCGTAGTATATGCATGGCCAGCTCTATTTGATTTTATTAGTTATTTAAATTTGAACCTTATAAAAATATTTGATTTGACATTAAATACAATTGATAAATTTTCACTGCCAATGTTTTATGGAAATGAGTATGTAGTTTTTCTCTATTTGTTTTTGTTAATAAGTATATATTTTATTAATAAAGGATATAAAAAATTCATATATTTGCCTTTTATAGCTGTATTTATAATAGCAGTTCAATTGTATAGTCCTATTCCAAACATAAAGTATTATGATGAAGGAGCTATTTTAGTTAATTATAGAGGAGAAAGAATACTTATTTCTAATAAAAATCAAATTGATTTGGAAAGACTGTCAAAGGCTGCGCTTGCAACTAGTTATTATAGAAAGAGAAAATCAATAAACATTGATAATATTTGTAATATTAAACCACAAGGTGATAATTATCTTTTAGATACACATAATGAAAAATACCTGCTAAAAATGACAAGTAATAAAAATGAATCAAAGGATTATGGTATAATAAATTTTAAAGATGGGCCTACAAAAAGAATATTTATTTTAGATGGAAAAATTATAAGGGCTTTTCAATAA
- a CDS encoding cation-transporting P-type ATPase, protein MEKYCINSWTKIVEWFDSDIQLGISDKDCAAIRQKYGGNKMDLPSANKLYVHMFNALKQKVLMLQLIILIILLLLKYYLFSSVVGGFLILNLSIAILHTIKRNKEIVRLQKLASTEAIVIRDGIEKVIKSDELVVGDMVKFFTDSIIPADLRIINANDVKVDENFITGDEQHKKKNEQKIIGSIDSLKEMQNILFKGSKIECGNGLGIVIATGKSTQLGRILAMLIYSSSRKHNFAEMIFKKMEKDLLIYLLAIISLGSYFIYFGQDIQKKCVATALFALGCLPFGIIAFLSFKGVIKKFANENVDILNFSVFNLIKDVNILFLDKVGAISKKEMVVKKLFINDDLISTDDPYLKETTFDRIVEISLICNNASYDMGVKSEVGGLDEIAFLRYGTRKKFSKYRIDNAYSRIIEIPMDSDKRFLTIVTRLNNRYRANTRGNVDAVLEQCTYIMIEGVERELTEEYKTKIKTMDMNFSIEGLITQGFAYRNFTYEPSSDENIESNMVFVGIVGLENPLEDDLHISLNKIKDKGLVPIIFTEESKLSAITNAKKANLIKNSNQVVAGIELDSLNQQELKELLCRVRVFCRVTSEIKSKIISLFIKDGHQVVTTGELFGDLPALNLSNVGIAKGNVSPVVKKISDVYIKENYLDGFFKIRDFSRALNKNIDRTFSTFYIMILSELFILIGSIIIGQTEGLDFWNVLILNGILLVPLSLINILNEGRNISKNEIVIKSLILSIITMISIYKVNGKEATIIPLTIISIGMLILTLSNNNVSLRKFSNELKLAIISFILILISVGCIIIVNGIVLRDIIIIELIVSIIFLIIFEILSRKWKNSLMR, encoded by the coding sequence TTGGAGAAATATTGTATTAATTCTTGGACGAAAATAGTTGAATGGTTTGATAGTGATATTCAACTAGGTATTAGTGATAAGGATTGTGCTGCAATAAGGCAAAAATATGGTGGAAATAAAATGGATTTACCAAGTGCAAATAAACTTTATGTGCATATGTTTAATGCATTAAAACAAAAAGTTTTAATGTTACAGTTAATTATTTTAATAATTTTACTTTTGCTAAAATATTATTTATTTAGTTCGGTTGTAGGAGGATTTTTAATATTAAATTTGTCAATAGCAATATTACATACTATAAAAAGAAATAAGGAAATTGTTCGTTTGCAAAAACTAGCCTCTACAGAAGCGATAGTTATAAGGGATGGAATTGAGAAAGTTATCAAGTCTGATGAATTGGTAGTAGGAGATATGGTTAAGTTTTTTACAGATTCTATTATTCCAGCAGATTTAAGAATAATAAATGCAAATGACGTAAAAGTTGATGAAAACTTTATAACTGGAGATGAGCAGCATAAGAAAAAAAATGAACAGAAAATAATAGGAAGCATTGATTCCTTGAAAGAAATGCAGAATATATTATTTAAGGGATCTAAAATTGAATGTGGTAACGGATTAGGAATAGTTATTGCAACAGGAAAGTCAACTCAGTTAGGAAGAATACTTGCGATGTTAATATATTCAAGTAGTAGAAAACATAATTTCGCAGAAATGATTTTTAAAAAAATGGAAAAGGATTTATTAATTTATTTATTAGCAATTATAAGTTTAGGTTCATATTTTATATATTTTGGACAAGATATACAAAAAAAATGTGTAGCAACAGCATTATTTGCTCTTGGATGTTTACCATTTGGAATAATAGCTTTTCTTAGTTTTAAAGGTGTAATTAAGAAATTCGCAAATGAAAATGTTGATATTCTTAACTTTTCTGTATTTAATTTAATAAAAGATGTAAATATTTTGTTTTTAGATAAAGTTGGAGCTATAAGTAAAAAAGAAATGGTAGTTAAAAAATTATTTATTAACGATGATTTGATATCTACTGATGATCCTTATCTGAAGGAAACAACTTTCGATAGAATTGTAGAAATATCTTTGATATGCAACAATGCTTCATATGATATGGGAGTTAAGAGTGAAGTTGGCGGATTGGATGAAATAGCTTTTTTAAGATATGGTACAAGAAAGAAATTTTCTAAATATCGTATAGATAATGCATATTCACGAATTATAGAAATACCAATGGATTCTGACAAAAGATTTTTAACTATAGTAACTAGATTAAACAACAGATATAGAGCAAATACAAGAGGTAATGTTGATGCAGTTTTAGAACAATGTACATATATTATGATTGAAGGTGTTGAGAGGGAACTCACAGAGGAATATAAGACAAAAATAAAAACTATGGATATGAATTTTTCCATAGAAGGATTAATAACTCAAGGTTTTGCTTATAGGAATTTTACATATGAACCATCAAGTGATGAAAATATAGAAAGTAACATGGTTTTTGTAGGAATTGTGGGACTTGAAAATCCGTTAGAAGACGATTTACATATTAGTTTAAATAAAATTAAAGACAAAGGATTAGTGCCAATTATATTTACTGAAGAAAGTAAATTAAGTGCTATAACAAATGCTAAAAAAGCAAATCTAATAAAAAACAGTAATCAAGTAGTAGCAGGTATAGAGTTGGATTCTTTAAATCAACAAGAACTTAAGGAGCTGTTATGCAGAGTTAGGGTTTTTTGTAGGGTAACTTCTGAAATTAAATCAAAAATAATATCATTGTTTATAAAGGATGGTCATCAGGTAGTGACTACCGGAGAACTATTTGGAGATTTACCAGCACTTAATTTATCTAATGTTGGAATAGCTAAAGGAAATGTATCGCCTGTAGTTAAAAAAATATCAGATGTTTATATTAAGGAGAATTATTTAGATGGATTTTTTAAAATAAGAGATTTTTCAAGAGCTCTTAATAAAAATATAGATAGAACTTTTAGTACATTTTATATTATGATTCTTTCCGAGTTATTTATTTTAATTGGAAGTATTATAATAGGACAAACGGAAGGTTTAGATTTTTGGAATGTATTAATTTTAAATGGAATCTTATTAGTACCATTATCATTAATTAACATATTGAATGAAGGTAGAAATATTAGCAAAAACGAAATTGTAATAAAATCATTAATATTAAGCATAATTACGATGATTTCAATTTATAAAGTTAATGGAAAAGAAGCAACAATAATACCTCTAACAATTATATCTATAGGTATGTTGATATTAACATTATCTAATAATAACGTCTCTTTAAGAAAATTTTCGAATGAATTGAAATTAGCGATTATATCATTTATATTAATTCTTATATCTGTAGGATGTATTATTATTGTTAATGGGATAGTTCTTAGAGATATAATTATTATTGAATTAATAGTTTCAATTATATTTTTAATTATTTTTGAAATTTTATCGAGAAAGTGGAAAAACTCATTAATGAGGTGA
- the spoVAD gene encoding stage V sporulation protein AD — MTIKKKKIGGQTVKLENPPKIISTYSIVGPKEGQGPLSSYFDQILNDDTCGKESFEKAESQMMFTAISETLKKAKLKEKDIDYLFSGDLLNQIISSTFAAREFSIPFFGLYGACSTMSESLSLASIIMDGGFADYVVAATSSHFSSAERQFRFPLEYGSQRAQTSQWTVTGSGALVLGHEGKYPQVTYVTTGKVKDFGQKDANNMGAAMAPAAVDTIVSHFKDTGRKPSDYDIIATGDLGKIGRELTDKLMDEYGYNIRQQHIDCGEIIFDNEKQNTKAGGSGCGCSAVVFTGYLYKKLMKKEIRKVLLVSTGALMSTTSSLQGETIPGIAHAVAIEMN, encoded by the coding sequence ATGACAATAAAGAAGAAAAAAATAGGTGGGCAAACTGTAAAATTAGAAAATCCGCCTAAAATAATATCAACATATTCAATAGTAGGGCCAAAGGAAGGTCAAGGTCCATTAAGCTCATATTTTGATCAAATATTAAATGATGATACATGTGGAAAAGAAAGTTTTGAAAAAGCAGAAAGTCAAATGATGTTTACTGCTATTAGTGAAACATTAAAAAAAGCAAAACTTAAAGAGAAGGATATTGACTATTTATTCTCTGGCGATCTATTAAATCAAATAATTTCCTCAACTTTTGCAGCAAGAGAATTTAGTATACCATTCTTTGGATTATATGGAGCATGTTCTACTATGTCAGAATCTTTAAGTTTAGCTTCTATAATCATGGATGGAGGTTTTGCTGATTATGTAGTTGCTGCAACATCTTCTCACTTTAGTTCAGCAGAACGACAATTTAGATTTCCTCTAGAGTATGGTTCGCAAAGAGCTCAGACATCTCAATGGACAGTAACTGGATCAGGTGCTTTAGTACTTGGACATGAGGGCAAATACCCACAAGTAACTTATGTAACAACAGGGAAAGTAAAAGATTTTGGACAAAAAGATGCAAATAACATGGGAGCTGCAATGGCACCAGCAGCAGTAGATACCATAGTAAGTCATTTTAAAGATACAGGAAGAAAACCAAGTGATTATGATATTATAGCAACAGGGGATTTGGGAAAAATAGGAAGAGAATTAACAGATAAGTTAATGGATGAGTATGGATATAATATTAGACAACAGCATATTGATTGTGGAGAGATTATATTTGATAATGAAAAGCAAAATACTAAAGCAGGTGGAAGTGGATGTGGATGTTCAGCAGTTGTATTTACTGGGTATTTATATAAGAAATTAATGAAGAAAGAAATAAGAAAAGTGTTATTAGTTTCAACAGGAGCGCTTATGAGTACAACATCATCACTTCAAGGTGAAACTATTCCTGGAATAGCACATGCAGTTGCTATTGAGATGAATTAA
- the sigF gene encoding RNA polymerase sporulation sigma factor SigF, giving the protein MEKENLKREDYNYDQNPELLSLARGGDGDAMNRLIEMNLPLVSSISKKFLNRGYDYEDIFQIGSIGLVKAINNFDLTYNVKFSTYAVPMIIGEIKRFLRDDGMIKVSRNVKTLSRKIHFYKEQLTKNLKRSPTIDELADYAGVDKEEILFAIESANSLQYLYDTIHQDDGAPVLLIDKLSEKSDDNDNLIERIALKEALRSLDEKARQIIMLRYFKDKTQVQVAKMLGISQVQVSRIEKKVLSQMKKKLEEE; this is encoded by the coding sequence ATGGAAAAAGAGAATTTAAAACGAGAGGATTATAATTATGATCAAAACCCAGAATTGTTGTCATTAGCTAGAGGTGGTGATGGTGATGCTATGAATAGGTTGATAGAAATGAATTTACCATTAGTATCATCAATAAGCAAAAAGTTTTTAAATAGGGGATATGATTATGAGGATATATTTCAAATAGGTTCAATTGGGTTAGTTAAAGCAATAAATAATTTTGATTTAACTTATAATGTTAAATTTTCAACTTATGCAGTTCCTATGATTATAGGAGAAATTAAAAGATTTTTGAGAGATGACGGAATGATAAAGGTGAGTCGTAATGTTAAAACGTTATCGAGAAAAATTCATTTCTACAAAGAACAATTAACAAAAAACCTTAAAAGATCACCTACCATAGATGAGCTTGCAGATTATGCAGGCGTAGATAAAGAAGAAATTTTATTTGCGATAGAGTCTGCAAATAGTCTTCAATATTTATATGATACAATACATCAGGATGATGGTGCACCAGTTCTCTTAATAGATAAATTAAGTGAAAAAAGTGATGATAATGATAATCTAATTGAAAGAATAGCGCTTAAAGAAGCATTAAGAAGCTTAGATGAAAAAGCAAGACAAATCATAATGTTAAGGTATTTTAAGGATAAGACACAAGTTCAAGTAGCTAAAATGCTTGGTATAAGTCAAGTTCAAGTATCCAGAATTGAAAAAAAGGTACTCTCTCAAATGAAAAAAAAGTTGGAAGAAGAATAG
- the spoVAC gene encoding stage V sporulation protein AC, translated as MSNNKEIKEAIIKKKYETMANEVAPKSKIMRDCLRAFLVGGLICDVGQIIYNIAINYGISKDQVNNIVPIIMIFLGALLTGTGLYSKLANFGGAGTVVPITGFSNAVVAPAIEFKKEGFIFGVAAKMFTIAGPVLVYGIGTSVIVGIIYYITILF; from the coding sequence TTGAGTAACAATAAAGAAATAAAAGAAGCGATAATAAAAAAGAAATATGAAACTATGGCTAATGAAGTAGCACCAAAATCTAAAATAATGAGAGATTGTTTAAGAGCTTTTTTAGTTGGTGGTTTGATTTGTGATGTTGGTCAGATTATTTATAATATAGCAATTAACTATGGAATTTCAAAAGATCAGGTTAACAATATTGTACCTATTATAATGATTTTTTTAGGAGCACTTTTAACTGGAACAGGACTGTATAGTAAATTAGCTAACTTTGGTGGAGCGGGTACTGTTGTTCCTATAACAGGTTTTTCAAATGCTGTAGTTGCACCAGCTATAGAATTTAAAAAGGAAGGATTTATATTTGGAGTTGCAGCAAAGATGTTTACAATTGCTGGACCTGTTTTAGTTTATGGAATAGGTACATCAGTTATTGTTGGAATAATTTATTACATAACTATATTATTTTAG
- the spoIIAB gene encoding anti-sigma F factor, producing the protein MSDNKMSVEFVSKSQNEGFARVAVAAFVAQLDPTIDEISDVKTAISEAVTNSIIHGYENKEDGIIRIEADIHDNEVTIAIVDKGIGIEDIGKAMEPLYTSRPDLERSGMGFTVMETFMDNLSVESKKGVGTKVVIKKKFNVVS; encoded by the coding sequence ATGTCTGATAATAAAATGAGTGTGGAATTTGTAAGCAAATCCCAAAATGAAGGTTTTGCAAGAGTTGCTGTTGCAGCTTTTGTTGCTCAATTAGATCCAACAATAGATGAAATAAGTGATGTAAAAACAGCAATATCAGAAGCGGTTACTAATTCTATCATACATGGATATGAAAATAAGGAGGATGGTATAATCCGAATTGAGGCAGACATTCATGATAATGAAGTAACTATAGCAATTGTTGATAAAGGAATTGGAATTGAGGATATTGGAAAAGCTATGGAGCCATTGTATACATCAAGACCTGATTTGGAAAGGTCAGGTATGGGATTCACAGTAATGGAAACATTTATGGATAATTTGAGTGTAGAGAGTAAAAAGGGCGTGGGTACAAAGGTGGTAATTAAGAAGAAATTTAACGTAGTAAGTTAG